The DNA segment CGGGACAGGTCGGCGAGGGAGCGGCAGTCGTCCGGGTGGACGCCTGCCGCGTCGAACGACGTCCGGTAGAAAGGCACATGGTCGTAGGCGTGCCGCAAGGAGGTCCGCAGCCGCTCCAGCTGGAGCGCCCGCAGTTCCTCCACGCCGAGCCGTTCCGCCGGGTCGAGCAGGTCCACCGCCTGAGCCGTCAGGAACTTCCCCTCGCTCATCGCATCCGCCGTCTCGGTCGAGCCGGTACGGGCGGCCGATCATTCGGTCGCTCCCACAGACATCAGTAATCCAGCCCGACTCCGCCCGGGGCAAGATCCGGTGCGTACTTCTTCCGCGCGTCGAGGGTGCCGTGAACGGGAGGAGGGGAGCGGGACGGGACCGGGAGCCCTCCGCTCAGCCGGTGGGGCCGGACGAGCCGCCGCTCCCGACACCGTTTCCACCGTCGCCCTTGCCGCCCTGAGGCCCGTACGCGGTCATGAAGCGGTCGCGGAACTCGTCCATGCCCCAGGTCGGGGCGTCGGGCGCGGGCTTGAGGCCGTCGGTCCAGTTCCAGTCGGCCACCCGGTCCAGGACCTTCTCGTCGCGGGCGACGATCGTGACCGGCACGTCCTTGTCGGTACTGCCGGCGGTGACGGTCGGCACCGGCTGGTGGTCGCCGAGAAAGACCAGGACGGTGTCCTCGTCGCCGTACCGCTCCATCCACCCGGTCAGGCTGCGCAGCGAGTACTCGATGGACTTGCGGTACTCGGTGCGCACCTTCTCCGGATCCTGCCAGACCTCCGCAGGGTCGGTGCCCTCCTTCTTGATCTCGTGGAACACGGAGCCGTCGCCGAGGTCGTCCCAGTCGATCATGCGGGCGTTGGGGGACCACGGGTTGTGGCTGGAGGCGAGGATGATCTCCGCCATGATCGGCTCACGGTCCTCCCTGCCGTGCTCCAGACGCTCGAAGGCCTCCATGCTGAACTGGTCGGGCACCGGCGTCCAGCTGAAGTACGGACCCCGGTAGCCGAGGTGCTCGGAGTCGTAGATGTGGTCCAGGCCGAAGTACTTGCCCTCCGGCCAGGCCCGCCGCACCCCGGGTACGAGGCCGACGGTGCGCCAGTCGCCGGTCTTGCGGAAGTAGTTGGTGAGGGTCATGCGGTCGCTGGTGGTGAGGCTGCGGTAGCGCTGCTGGTTCTTGATCCACAGGCCGGACAGGAAGGTGGAGTGGGCGAGCCAACTGCCCGCGCCCGTCACCGGAGACCTGAGCCAGCCGCTGCGCGACTCGAAACCGGCGGCCTTCAGGGAGTCGGTGCCCTCCTGCAGCACCGTGCCGATCGGCTCCGCCATCGCCGGATCGTCGATCGCGACCCGGCCGTAGCTCTCGATGAAGGTGAACAGGACGTCCTTGCCGCGCAGCCCGGTGAACAACTGGTCCGGCGGAGTGTCGGCGAATGCGTCGACGGCGGCCTGCTGCTCGAAGACCCGTGCGTCCCTGAGTCCCGCGCGCGCCTGCTCCAGGCGGTTGGCCAGCATCTCCGCGTTGCCCTTGGTGGCGAGCGGGACACCGGTGATCTGCACGCCCAGGGTGACACAGGTGATCCATGCGACGCCGAGGACCAGGGTGGTACGGGCGGCGGACGCACGGTGGCGGACCATCAGGTTCGTGATCCGCACCGCCGCCAGCGTCATCAGCGTCAGCAGGGCGACGAACAGGACGATCGCACCGATCACGGCGAGGATCTGTCCGCCCCGGCCGAACGACTCCCGGACGAACTCGGCCGCGTCGTCGAACAGGATCCAGTCGAGCACCAGGTCGAACGGCCGGGCCAGTACCTGGTAGAATCCCATGTCCACCATCTTCAGGACGGTGAACAGGCCGAGGAGGACGCCCGAGACCACCGCTGCGATCCGCCGGGGCCTCGGCGGCAGCGCGAGCAGCAGCGTCGCCAGCAGGACGCCCTCGGCCGGGATGCGGAAGAACGCCTCGAGGGACAGCCTCTCCACGCGATTCGGTACGAGGAGTGCGAACAGCAGCAGCGCTCCGGCCAGGACGGTCGTTCCGACGGTGGCAGCACGGGCCGCGCGAGGGTGGTCGCGGTGCCAGCGGCCCCGTCGCGTGGCTGCCGGGCCGTCGGGGGGCTCCTCGGAGGGCCTGGGCGTGTCGGCGGGGGCGGTGGTGTGGTCAGTGGTTCCGGTCGGGCCGTCGGCCGGGTCCGCTCCGCTCCCGGTGTGGTCCGACAGCTGACGGGAGCGTGTGAAGAGCTGCACCCGGGGTCCTTCCGCGCGGTACTACGAGGGCATGGCGCATCGGGCCCGCGAACGGGCCTGCCACCACCAGTACGTTCACACGTCATTGTGCGTTCAACCGCACGGTCCGGAGTCCGCTGTCGAACTTCGTGGCCGGAGCCCGTCGTCGCAGGACCGATGCTCCCGGTGGCGGTCGCGCCGCGCCCGTCCGGACCTGCACCACGGCCGCATCCGGACGGAACCCGAGGGCTTGCTCGACCCCGTCCGGATGTGCTTTCGCGTTCACCGGGTGGGGAACCGCCGAACTCCGCGGCGACCTGCACGTCAACGTGTCCGGCGGCGTCCTCTCCCACCCGTGCGGCGGGTCGGCAGCGGGCCCCGGCCTCCTGGCCCGCCCGCGCCATCCGGTGGAAAGGGGCCTCTCGCATGACCTGTCGGCGGCCGGAACCGATGGCTAGGCTGGCCGCGGACGACGGAAATCGGGAGGAGCACGGACGTGGCCGAAAGCACCACCCAAAAACGACCGCTCACCGGCTGGGACAAGCCCGACCTGGATCTGAGCAACGCACAGTGGCAGTCCAGCAGCCGAGGCCTGGGGGATGTCCAGATCGCCTTCGTGGAGGGCTTCATCGCCATGCGGAACAGCGGCCGCCCGCAGAGCCCTTCCCTGATCTTCACCCCGGCCGAGTGGGGCGCCTTCGTGTCGGGAGCCCGGGAGGGGGAGTTCGACCTGACCTGAGCCGGGGCGTACGGCTTCGCGGCGCACGCGCACGGGACTGTCGGCCGGTGAGCGGAAGGGCCGCCGGACAGGTGTCGCCGCCGATCTTCTGGACACATGACCAGGGATACCCTTCCGGTGCCGGGGCCCGAGCCAGGCCGGCCCGGGAACGTGAAGGCCGTGGCCCGGAAGTGAGGAACCCCATGAGCACCCAGCCGGTCGTCGCGGCGGTCGACGGTTCGGACGACAGCCTGCGTGCCCTGGAGTGGGCCCTCGACGACGCCCGCCGGCGCCAGGCTCCGCTGCGGGTGGCGCGCGTACGCCAGTACGCCCTCTGGGGCCGGCCCGACGAGGGGCCCGCCGGACCGCCAGCCCCCGAGGACGATCCGGTCATCGGCCTGGTCCGCGACCGGCTGGAGGGACGGACCGGCCTTCCAGCCGTCGACTTCGCAGCCCTGGACGGCGCTCCCGGTGCCGTCCTGCCCGAACTGGGGTCCACCGCGCAGTTGATGGTGCTCGGCTCCCGGGGCCGCGGCGGCTTCGCCAGCCTGCTGCTCGGCTCCAACTCCTTTGCCGCGGCCCGGGACGCCGAATGCCCCGTCGTCGTGGTGCCCCGGCCCGGACGGGACGCCGGAACACACACCGAGCCCGCCGGAGCCGGTTTCGGGGTCGTCGTCGGAGTGAACGTCGACAGCCCCGACGAGGCCACCCTCGCCTTCGCCTTCCGTGAGGCTGCCCTGCGCGGCGCCGCGGTGCGGGTCGTCGCCGCCTATCCGTGGCCCCTGCAGACCTGGATGCTGCCGGGGGAGATGCCCGCCCCGCAGATCGACCAGGGCGCCGTCGAGCACGAGACCCGCGTCCTCGCCGACGGCTTCCTCGCCCCCCACCGCGAACGGCATCCCGAGGTCACCGCCGAGGTCCGGGTGCTGCCCGGGGACGCCGCCGGGCACCTGGTCGAGGCCTCCGAGGGCGCCGATCTGGTCGTCCTGGGACGCCACCGGCGACGCCTGCTGGCACCGGCCCGCATGATGGGCTCCGTCACCCAGGCCGTCCTGCTCCATGCGGCGAGCCCCGTCGCGGTGGTTCCGCCGGCGCCCCCGGAGGAGTAGTCCGGAGGGAGCCGGGCACCACGCCGGCCACAGGCCCGACCGACCGGGCGGGCGGGCATGGCGGGGTCGCCCGGCCGTCCGCGCACGGGGCCGGGCACGTACCATGGCGGCATGTCGTTCCTCCGCCGCCGCAGTGCCACTCCCGCCGGACCCGACTTCGACGTCCTGGCCATGGACCCGGGTGACTGGCCCGGGAATCTGGGCGCCGGGCTGCTGCCCGCCCCTGACGGCACCTGTCAGGGCGTCTTCCTGCGCTACGACCTGTTCGGCGGCCGCGGCCCCGCGATGATCATCGGCAATCTGCCGGAGGGCTCCCCGGCCCGCGAGGTTTCCGAGGACGCGGTTCCCTTCGAGGTCGCGCAGCTGCTGCTGGCGCTGGAGAACGACGAGGAGGTCACCGTCGTCGGCACCGAGGACGTGCCCGTCATGCAGGGCGACAACCTGCTCATCGTGCGCCGGGTGAGGCTCTCCGAGAGCCGGATCTCCTGTGTGCAGTTCGACCGCAGCGACAACGTGCTGGTCACCATCGCAGCCTGGGACCGCCCCATCACCGACGACCTGTACACCCTCCTCAAGCCGCTGCCCGCCGAACTGTTCCAGCAGGGCTGAGCGGCCCCGCTCGCCGGCGGGAGACGGAAGGCCGGGAGCGAGGGCCGGAACCGGGCGCCGCTACGCCTGCTTCACCGTCACGTCCGCCGCCCGCACGAAGGCGACCCGGTGGCCGAACTGGATCTGGTAGTACAGCTCCTCGCCCTTGATCACCTGATGCGAGGACCGGTCGAAGGCCACCGCGTACAGGTACTCACCGGGCACCTCGCCCCCGGTGACGTACTGCTGGCCCTTCGGAAGCGTGTATGGCAGCGGGGACATCTCCTGTACGGGCACCCCCTCCGGGTAGGCGGCCTTCTCCGGGTAGGCGCGTCCGTACACCGGCACGGAGTCCAGACCCTCCCTCGGAGTCACCACCCGGCCCGCGGCGGGCACCGCGGTGGGCTGCTTCTCCGGGTTCCTGAACCAGGCCTTCTGCCCCAGGTACCAGATCGCCGTCCAGTCGCCCCACCGGTCTGCGACCGCGTACTGCTGGCCGGTCGACACCCGTGACGACAGGTCGTTCACCCCGGTCGTCGGGTTCGAACCCAGGCCGATGTCCCTGATCAGCGCGGACTTCTCGTCGTGGCCGGAGTACAGCCGCACCGCGCTGGACCCGTGTGCCGCGCACGGCTCGCCCGCCCTCTCGCAGCCCGTGAACACCGGGCCGTGGGTGGCGTGGTCGGGACGGATCGTCACCAGGCCGCCGTTCTTCTCGGCCGTGGCCTCGAAAGGGCTGCCCAGCAGCTCGAAGTAGTGCGCCCAGTCCCAGTAGGGCCCGGGGTCGGTGTGCATGCCGGACACGGTCGCCGCGGTCGGGCCGGGCACGGTGTCGTGGCCGAGGATGTGCTGCCGGTCCAGGGGGATGTCGTGCTTCTCGGTGAGATAGCGCACCAGCCGGGCCGAGGAGCGATACATCGCCTCGGTGTACCAGGCGTCTGGTTCTGTCAGGAAGCCCTCGTGCTCCAGCCCGATCGACCCTGCGTTGACATACCAGTTGCCCGCGTGCCAGGCCACGTCCTTCGCCTTCACGTGCTGGGCGATGTGACCGTCGGTCGAGCGCAGACTGTAGTGCCACGACACGAAGGCGGGGTCCTGCACCGAGGCGAGGACGCCCTCCCAGGCGCCCTCGGTGTTATGGACGACGATGTACCGGACCGGCTGCGAGACAGGACGGTCCGACCGGTCGTGGTTGCCGTAGTCACCGTCCCCGAACTCCTCGTACGGGGCCGGGACCCACTCGCAGGACACCGTCGCGGGACACTCCGTGGCGGGGGAGGAGCCTGCGGACACTGTCCGCAGGCCGGCGCGGCGCAGCACCGACCGGTCCGGGGCGAGGTCCGGACGGGAGGACAGGACGACCTGCTCTCCCGTGTCCGTGACCCGGTGCGCACCGGCGCGGATCACCGTGTAGACGTCGTCCGCGTACGCCGCCGCCGACTCGGCGTTGTCCGCACCGGAGAAGCGGGCCACCGCGCCGTACCAGTGGGCCGGATCCTCGCTCGGCGCCCCGCCCAACTGCTGCTGGGCATCGGCCAGCAGCGCGGCTCCCCCCGCCACGTTCGCTGCCGGGTCGTCGCGCAGCCGCTCGGTGCTCAGCCCGGTCAGCTCGGCAGCTCTCGGCAGAGTGGCCAGCCGGTCCGGGAAGGCGGCGGTGCGCGGCACATGCGCTTCGGGGCGCAGCGTGGGACGGGCGTCGTCGCCCCGGGGGTCCTCCGTCCCCTCGCCGTGATGCGACGTCGCCGACGCCAGCGCGGTGCGGGTGTCCGTGAGGTGCATCGGGCCGTAGCCGCCGGCCACACTCGGCGCGCCGTCGTGCGTGTCCCAGCGGGACTGGAGGTAGGAGACGGCCAGCAGCACGCTTCGCGGCACCTCGTACGCGGCGGCCGCAGCGCTGAAAGCTTCCTGCAGCCGGGCCTCTTCGGACGGGCCGGGGTCCGGTGGGGCAGCGGACGGAGCCCCACCGAGCAGCGGCAGCGTGAGCGCCGCCGCAGCCAGGGCACTGGCCGTACGGCGGGCAACGACGGCCGGCGTACGGCCGGGTCGGGTGGGGAATCCTCGCAACGCGGTCTCCTGGGACGATCGGGCGGGACGGCTCGTACGAGCCATGGGACCGGACGGGTGACTCGTACGGGGCCTGCGGTACGACGGTACTACCGGCTGGCCGATGATCCGTCAATCATGCCCAGAAGAAGCGAAATTCCCCTGTCATCACGGGTTCACGGGTTTTCGTGGCGGCGGCCCGGAGACCGGCTGAAAACGGGCCGGGGACGGGTGAGGGCCTGCGGTACTTCCCGGTACCGGGAAGTACCGCAGGCCCTCACCCGTCCCCGGCGGATCAGCGTGTGCCGACCGCCGCGCGCACGGCCTTGCGGACCATCTGACAGTCGTCGTGCAGCCGCCGTAGCAGCAGTCGCTGCTCCTCGCCGGACGGCAACGCGCTCCGCTGGGCCGCGTTCGGCGCAGCCGGGGGCGTGTCGTGCATCGAACGCTGTACGGCCGTCTCGTACGTGCGGATCTCACGCGTCAGCACCAGCATCAGGTTCAGCAGGAACGCGTCGCGTGAGGCGTGGCCCGCCGCCTGCGCGATCTGGCTGATCTGTCGGCGCGCCACCGGCGCGTCCCCGAGGACCGCCCACAGCGTCGCCAGGTCGTAGCCCGGCAGGTACCAGCCCGCGTGCTGCCAGTCCACCAGTACGGGACCGGCCGACGAGATCAGGATGTTGGAGAGCAGCGCGTCGCCGTGACAGAACTGGCCCATGCCCTGGCGCCCGGCCGCCTGCGCGATGCCGTGCAGCAGCTTCTGCAGATCGTCCATGTCCCGGTCGGTGAGCAGCCCCAGCTCGTGGTAGCGGGCGATGCGCGCCGCGTAGTCCAGTGGGGTGTCGAACGTACCAGCGGGCGGGCGCCACGCGTTCAACCGGCAGATCGCGCCGAGCGCCGCCCTGATGTCCGCCCGCGGAGGTGCCTCCACCGGGTGCCGCTGCAGAGCCGCCACCCTGCCGGGCATCCGCTCGATGACCAGGGTGCAGTTGTCCGGATCCGCCGCGATCAGCCGGGGTGCCCGCGTCAGCGGGCGGTGCCGGACGAACGAGCGGTAGACCGCTATCTCGTGCCGGAACCGCTCGGACCAGGCGGGCGAGTGATCCGTTAAGCATTTGGCCACCGCGGTGCTCCGGCCTGTCGTACCGACCAGGAGAAGGGACCGGCCACTGCGGCGCAGCACCTGGGCCGGCACGAACTCCGGGCAGATGCGGTGCACCGACGCGATCGCCGAGCGCAACTGGGCGCCCTGGGGGCCGGAGAGGTCGAGCCGCCCGCTGAGCTGCTGGGGACCGGTGCCCGAAGCACGCTGTGTCTTGCCCGCACCGAGCACGGGGGCCGCCTGGCGCGCGGGGGTGAGGTAGGGGCCGCTGTCCGACGGACGCGGACGGAGCGGTCGGAGTGGTGCGGACACGGAGGACGATGCTGCGTACATGGGCGATACAGATCCCTTCGTGTGCCTGCGACGTCAGCGCACCACACGGCCCGGTCACCCAGGTGCATCCTGGGGAATGCCCCGGCGGAGACCGAGTCGTGGTGGCGCGTTCCTACTCGACACCCGTTGCCCCCTGGCACACCATCTGGCGGACCCTGGCGAACCCTGGCGAATAGTCGCCCGGCACCTTTCACCGGGCTACTGTCAACTCAGCCGAGAACCTGGGGGCTTGACGTGAGCGGACAACCCAACACCCGGCTCTCGGACCTGTTCGGCCTGGCCGGCTGGTCCAAGGGTGAACTCGCGAGGCTGGTCAACCGGCAGGCGGCGGCCATGGGCCGTCCCCAGCTGGCGACCGACACCTCCCGGGTGCGGCGGTGGATCGACAGGGGAGAGATCCCACGCGATCCCGTACCGCGGGTGCTGGCGGCCCTGTTCACCGAGCGTCTCGGCCGTGTCGTGACCATCGAGGATCTCGGTCTGGTCCGGCACGGGCGTACGGGGAAACGGCAGCGCGGCGGGAAGACGGAACATCCCGACGGAGTGCCGTGGGCGCCCGGGCGGACAGCCGAGGTCCTCACCGAATTCACGGGAATGGACCTCATGCTCAACCGACGAGGCCTGGTGGGCGCGGGCGCCGCGCTCGCCGCGGGATCCGCACTCACCGGCGCCATGCACGACTGGCTGCACACCGACCCAGCCCTGACCACGGACGTTCACCGTCCCGACCGCCCGGCGCACGCCGACGCCGCCGGAATCGACCGCTACGAGGCAGCCCCCATCGGGTCCCAGGAGATCGAGGAACTCGAGCGCTCCGTGGAAGTGTTCCGCGCCTGGGACGCCGCCCGGGGGGGCGGACTCCAGCGCAAGGCGGTGGTCGGCCAGCTCAACGAGGTGGGGGGCATGCTCGCCTACCACCACCCGCCCCATCTCCAGCGGCGCCTGTGGGGCGTCGCCGCCAACCTCGCCGTCCTCGCCGGGTGGATGTCGCACGACGTAGGTCTGGAACCCACGGCGCAGAAGTACTTCGTCATCGCCGCGCACGCCGCCAGGGAGGGCGGCGACCGGCCGCGCGCGGGGGAGGCACTGTCCCGCGCAGCCCGCCAGATGGTTCACCTGGGCCGGCCCGACGACGCCCTGGACCTGCTGAAACTCGCCCACTCGGGCTCGGGTGAGGAAGTACTGCCGCGCACCCGCGCGATGTTCCACACCATCGAGGCCTGGGCGCAGGCGTCCATGGGCAGAGGGCAGGCGATGCGCCGCACCCTGGGCCGGGCCGAGGACCTGTTCGTCTCCGACCGGGGGAGGGACCGGGAGCCGCCGGACTGGATGCAGATCTTCAAGGACGAGGATCTGTACGGCATGCACGCCCTGGCCTACCGCACGCTGGCCGAGTTCGAACCGGATGCGGCGGTGCACGCTCAGCACTACGCGGAGAAGGCACTGCCCCTGCGCACCGACGGCCGGGAGCGGTCGAAGATCTTCGACCATCTCTGCCTGGCCTCCGCCTGCTTCATCGCCGACGACCCGGAACAGGCCGACCGGTACGCGCGGCTCGCGCTGATGTCCATGGGTTCCAACTCCTCGCGCCGCACCTGGGACCGGCTGCGCGAGATGTACCGGCTCACCGCCGAATACTCCTCGTATCCCCGGATCCAGGAACTGCGGGAGGAGATCAGGACGGCCCTGCCGAAGCCCAGGGGCAAGGGGGGCAACAGCGCACGGGCATAGGCGGGCCGGAGCGCTTCACTCACGAGGCGTACGAGGCGGTGCGAGCCCTCTGAGTCCTACGAGGCCACCCGGGCGACGAGCACACAGGCGCCGTCCTCGCGCTCCCTGTACCCGAACTCCCGCAGGACGGCCAGCAGGCAGTCCTGCGCGGTACGGCTCTCCGCGAACTGTGGTGCCAGGCCGGCCAGCCGACGCACGGATGCGGTCCCGGACCGTCCGGGCACCAGCCCGTCGGTGTACAGCAGCAGCAGATCGCCGGCCTCGAGGGTCTCCTCGGCCTGCCCGTAGGGGGCTGCCGGGGTGACGCCCAGCAGGACGCCGTCCGGGGTGTCCAGCGCGCGCCCCGTTCCGTCGCGGAACAGCAGCGGGACGGGGTGTCCGGCCTGCGCCCACGCCAGGGAGCGGCTCTCGGGCCGGTAGCGCAGACAGAGGCCGCTCCCGAGGGCGGGCTGCCCGGTGGCGTCCAGTAACCGGTTGAGGCAGGTCATCAGAGGTCCGGGCTCGGTGCCGGACATCGCCATGCCACGCATGGCGCCGAGCAGCATCGCCATGCCCGAGGCCACACCGACGCCCTGCCCGGTCAGTCCTCCGACACTGAGCAGGGTGGTGCCGTCGGACAGTTCGAGGGCGTCGTACCAGTCCCTGCCGGTTGCCGTGCCCGTCGCCGACGGGAGGTGCCGGGCGGCGACGTCGAGGGTCCGGGGCCCCCTGCGCGGGAGCCGCAGGGAACCGCACCACGCCGGCAGCACGGCTTCCTGCAGCTCGACCGTGAGCCGGTGCTCGGTCCGCGCCGCGTCCTGTTCCCGGTGGTGCAGCGAGTCACGGGTCTCGACGACCGCCCGTCGGCACCGGCGCAGGTCGCTGACGTCCCGCAGCACGGCCCACATCGAGGCGGTGCTGCCGTCAGTTCCGAGGACCGGTTCGCCCATCATGTGCACGGTCCGGACGCTGCCGTCCGGGCGTACCAGCCGGAACTCCCCGTCAATGGGCCGTGCGTCGACGAGACAGCCCGTGACCATTGCCGTCAGCCTCGGCCGGTCCTCGTGGTGCACCAGCGACGGCAGTTCGTCGAGGGTGAGCGGCGGGGTGGCCGGGTCGCGGTCCAGGATGCGGTACAGCTCCCCGGACCAACTGGCCTCGTCCGTCAGCAGGTTCCACTCGGCACTGCCGACCCGGCCGAGCAGGGCGTCCTGCCTCGGCGCGGGCGCCGTGGCGGGCGACCGGTCCGGCCCCGCGGGAGCGGCCGACGCGGGGACGGACAGCGGGCCGTCCCGCAACTGCGCCAAATGCTCGTCCAGGTCGTCGAGCTGGTGCAGTGCCAGGTCGTACAGGGCGCGCTGCCAGCGGTCCCGCGGGTCCGAGGTGTCCGCCGGGGTGCCGCGCCGCACGGCGTCCACATCGTCCTTGAGCCGCCGGGTCTGCGAGATGAGCGCGTCGACCGGGCCGCGTCCTGGCGGCTGGGCTGCTGAGCGGTCCGCGGAGAGGTGGGGCGGCATGACGCACTCCGATGTGGGACGGTTCGGGCCAGAGTCGGACGGAGGAACCTTTACGACTGTTGCACAGCTCGCGATGCTCTGTAAGGGATTCGGCAAGACACCTCAAGGTCATGCCCTTGGCATATGTCACCGTCTTCGCAGGATTACTAGAGGGGATGTTCCGGGCGCCGACATGTTCGGTCAACCCCCGTGATGTGTAAGTGACTTGATGAGTGCTCCGGTCTGCATTTCCCGCTCGTGCGCATGTTCGACGGATAGGAGTTCGTTTGCGAAAGTGATCTGCATGGTCCCCGTCCCGGGGTGTCCGACCGGATTCTGGCCGGGCGTCTCGGGACGGGCGGTGGGCACCTCCCGGCGGTACGCGCGACACCCTGGGGCCCGCCGGCTGCGGACGGCCCTCAGTACCGCAGTACGCCTGCGATCCGGGCCTCGTCCCCGAGGGTGCCGTCCGGGACGAAGCGGACCTCGGCACCCGTCTCCAGGCACTGCTCGACCAGCTCGTCCACGATGTCCTCGAGAGCGTCCAGGTCGCCGGGCTCGGCGGCGACCAGATGCTCGCCCGCCTCGCGCACCGTCACCCGGAAGTTCTCCTCGACGGCCAGCAGTTGGACCCGGCCGTCCCGGGTGTTCTGCCACAGCTCGTCGACCCCGGCCGCGAACCTCTTGCGTCCGCGTGCCGTCTCCAGTGTCCCGACGACGGCCTCCGCACTCTTGCGGGCCTCGCTCTCGAGCGCGGGGCGCAGGGCCTGCCGCACCGCGTCGGGCGTGCCGTGTGCGAGACCGCCGTGCTGGACGTGCACCGCGTCCCGGGTCACGCTGCCGGCCTCGCCCAGCAGGGACAGCGCCGCAGGCTCACCGGTGACATACAGGGGTCGCGGGTGCCCACGCAGGACCGTGGCCATCGCGGTGCCGGCATCGCGCAGGAACCGTCGGGTGCCTTCGTCCCGGAAGGTGCTCGGCTGATCGCCGACCCGCTCCAGGCGCTCAGGGTCGAAGTTCTCCTCGGCCCGGGTCAGCGGGAAGCCCCCGATGTGCTCCTCGGTGACCCGGTCCGTGCTGCCGTTCCACAGTGTGACCCGGTCCGCGGAGACGGACAGTACCCAGAAGGGGCGCTCTGCCCTGTGGGCGGACACCAGGTTGCGGGTAAGGAAAGTGTCCGAGAGCACCACGCGCTCCGGCACCGGACGGGCGAGCGACCACACCTGGTGCTCGCCCGGAGCGGCGAAGATGACCAGGCCGTCCTCGGCGTGCGCCAGATCGACCTCGGTCAGGGCCTGGTCGAGCTGCAG comes from the Streptomyces sp. KMM 9044 genome and includes:
- a CDS encoding sulfatase; this translates as MQLFTRSRQLSDHTGSGADPADGPTGTTDHTTAPADTPRPSEEPPDGPAATRRGRWHRDHPRAARAATVGTTVLAGALLLFALLVPNRVERLSLEAFFRIPAEGVLLATLLLALPPRPRRIAAVVSGVLLGLFTVLKMVDMGFYQVLARPFDLVLDWILFDDAAEFVRESFGRGGQILAVIGAIVLFVALLTLMTLAAVRITNLMVRHRASAARTTLVLGVAWITCVTLGVQITGVPLATKGNAEMLANRLEQARAGLRDARVFEQQAAVDAFADTPPDQLFTGLRGKDVLFTFIESYGRVAIDDPAMAEPIGTVLQEGTDSLKAAGFESRSGWLRSPVTGAGSWLAHSTFLSGLWIKNQQRYRSLTTSDRMTLTNYFRKTGDWRTVGLVPGVRRAWPEGKYFGLDHIYDSEHLGYRGPYFSWTPVPDQFSMEAFERLEHGREDREPIMAEIILASSHNPWSPNARMIDWDDLGDGSVFHEIKKEGTDPAEVWQDPEKVRTEYRKSIEYSLRSLTGWMERYGDEDTVLVFLGDHQPVPTVTAGSTDKDVPVTIVARDEKVLDRVADWNWTDGLKPAPDAPTWGMDEFRDRFMTAYGPQGGKGDGGNGVGSGGSSGPTG
- a CDS encoding DUF397 domain-containing protein — its product is MAESTTQKRPLTGWDKPDLDLSNAQWQSSSRGLGDVQIAFVEGFIAMRNSGRPQSPSLIFTPAEWGAFVSGAREGEFDLT
- a CDS encoding universal stress protein, whose product is MSTQPVVAAVDGSDDSLRALEWALDDARRRQAPLRVARVRQYALWGRPDEGPAGPPAPEDDPVIGLVRDRLEGRTGLPAVDFAALDGAPGAVLPELGSTAQLMVLGSRGRGGFASLLLGSNSFAAARDAECPVVVVPRPGRDAGTHTEPAGAGFGVVVGVNVDSPDEATLAFAFREAALRGAAVRVVAAYPWPLQTWMLPGEMPAPQIDQGAVEHETRVLADGFLAPHRERHPEVTAEVRVLPGDAAGHLVEASEGADLVVLGRHRRRLLAPARMMGSVTQAVLLHAASPVAVVPPAPPEE
- a CDS encoding N-acetylmuramoyl-L-alanine amidase, encoding MRGFPTRPGRTPAVVARRTASALAAAALTLPLLGGAPSAAPPDPGPSEEARLQEAFSAAAAAYEVPRSVLLAVSYLQSRWDTHDGAPSVAGGYGPMHLTDTRTALASATSHHGEGTEDPRGDDARPTLRPEAHVPRTAAFPDRLATLPRAAELTGLSTERLRDDPAANVAGGAALLADAQQQLGGAPSEDPAHWYGAVARFSGADNAESAAAYADDVYTVIRAGAHRVTDTGEQVVLSSRPDLAPDRSVLRRAGLRTVSAGSSPATECPATVSCEWVPAPYEEFGDGDYGNHDRSDRPVSQPVRYIVVHNTEGAWEGVLASVQDPAFVSWHYSLRSTDGHIAQHVKAKDVAWHAGNWYVNAGSIGLEHEGFLTEPDAWYTEAMYRSSARLVRYLTEKHDIPLDRQHILGHDTVPGPTAATVSGMHTDPGPYWDWAHYFELLGSPFEATAEKNGGLVTIRPDHATHGPVFTGCERAGEPCAAHGSSAVRLYSGHDEKSALIRDIGLGSNPTTGVNDLSSRVSTGQQYAVADRWGDWTAIWYLGQKAWFRNPEKQPTAVPAAGRVVTPREGLDSVPVYGRAYPEKAAYPEGVPVQEMSPLPYTLPKGQQYVTGGEVPGEYLYAVAFDRSSHQVIKGEELYYQIQFGHRVAFVRAADVTVKQA
- a CDS encoding aminoglycoside phosphotransferase family protein — its product is MYAASSSVSAPLRPLRPRPSDSGPYLTPARQAAPVLGAGKTQRASGTGPQQLSGRLDLSGPQGAQLRSAIASVHRICPEFVPAQVLRRSGRSLLLVGTTGRSTAVAKCLTDHSPAWSERFRHEIAVYRSFVRHRPLTRAPRLIAADPDNCTLVIERMPGRVAALQRHPVEAPPRADIRAALGAICRLNAWRPPAGTFDTPLDYAARIARYHELGLLTDRDMDDLQKLLHGIAQAAGRQGMGQFCHGDALLSNILISSAGPVLVDWQHAGWYLPGYDLATLWAVLGDAPVARRQISQIAQAAGHASRDAFLLNLMLVLTREIRTYETAVQRSMHDTPPAAPNAAQRSALPSGEEQRLLLRRLHDDCQMVRKAVRAAVGTR
- a CDS encoding DNA-binding protein NsdB gives rise to the protein MSGQPNTRLSDLFGLAGWSKGELARLVNRQAAAMGRPQLATDTSRVRRWIDRGEIPRDPVPRVLAALFTERLGRVVTIEDLGLVRHGRTGKRQRGGKTEHPDGVPWAPGRTAEVLTEFTGMDLMLNRRGLVGAGAALAAGSALTGAMHDWLHTDPALTTDVHRPDRPAHADAAGIDRYEAAPIGSQEIEELERSVEVFRAWDAARGGGLQRKAVVGQLNEVGGMLAYHHPPHLQRRLWGVAANLAVLAGWMSHDVGLEPTAQKYFVIAAHAAREGGDRPRAGEALSRAARQMVHLGRPDDALDLLKLAHSGSGEEVLPRTRAMFHTIEAWAQASMGRGQAMRRTLGRAEDLFVSDRGRDREPPDWMQIFKDEDLYGMHALAYRTLAEFEPDAAVHAQHYAEKALPLRTDGRERSKIFDHLCLASACFIADDPEQADRYARLALMSMGSNSSRRTWDRLREMYRLTAEYSSYPRIQELREEIRTALPKPRGKGGNSARA
- a CDS encoding PP2C family protein-serine/threonine phosphatase, which codes for MPPHLSADRSAAQPPGRGPVDALISQTRRLKDDVDAVRRGTPADTSDPRDRWQRALYDLALHQLDDLDEHLAQLRDGPLSVPASAAPAGPDRSPATAPAPRQDALLGRVGSAEWNLLTDEASWSGELYRILDRDPATPPLTLDELPSLVHHEDRPRLTAMVTGCLVDARPIDGEFRLVRPDGSVRTVHMMGEPVLGTDGSTASMWAVLRDVSDLRRCRRAVVETRDSLHHREQDAARTEHRLTVELQEAVLPAWCGSLRLPRRGPRTLDVAARHLPSATGTATGRDWYDALELSDGTTLLSVGGLTGQGVGVASGMAMLLGAMRGMAMSGTEPGPLMTCLNRLLDATGQPALGSGLCLRYRPESRSLAWAQAGHPVPLLFRDGTGRALDTPDGVLLGVTPAAPYGQAEETLEAGDLLLLYTDGLVPGRSGTASVRRLAGLAPQFAESRTAQDCLLAVLREFGYREREDGACVLVARVAS